One Ethanoligenens harbinense YUAN-3 genomic window carries:
- the tpiA gene encoding triose-phosphate isomerase, producing the protein MEIMSRKTVIAGNWKMNKTPDEAAALINEMKPAADKAACDVVLCVPYVDLPAAVEAAKGSKISIGAENVHWEESGAFTGEISAPMLNALGVQYAIVGHSERRQYFGETNETVNKRTAAALAHGLTVLLCVGETLEEREKGITFDVIAIQLKVALAGISAEAFKNVIIAYEPVWAIGTGKTATAEQANEVNKFIRDTVAALYGKEAAEETTVQYGGSMNAKNAAELLAKPDVDGGLIGGASLKPADFAVILEAASK; encoded by the coding sequence ATGGAAATTATGAGCCGTAAAACCGTCATCGCCGGCAACTGGAAAATGAACAAGACCCCGGATGAAGCCGCCGCCCTCATCAATGAGATGAAACCCGCCGCCGACAAAGCCGCCTGCGACGTGGTGCTCTGCGTACCGTATGTGGACCTGCCCGCCGCCGTGGAAGCCGCCAAAGGCTCCAAGATCAGCATCGGCGCCGAAAACGTGCACTGGGAAGAAAGCGGTGCCTTCACCGGCGAGATTTCCGCGCCCATGCTGAACGCACTGGGCGTGCAATACGCCATCGTGGGCCACAGTGAACGCCGCCAGTATTTCGGCGAAACCAACGAAACCGTTAACAAGCGCACCGCCGCCGCCCTGGCGCACGGCCTGACCGTGCTGCTGTGCGTTGGCGAAACGCTGGAAGAGCGTGAAAAAGGCATCACCTTCGATGTCATCGCCATCCAGCTCAAAGTGGCGCTGGCCGGCATTTCCGCCGAAGCGTTCAAAAACGTCATCATCGCCTATGAGCCGGTCTGGGCCATCGGCACCGGCAAGACCGCTACGGCGGAGCAGGCCAACGAGGTCAACAAGTTCATCCGCGACACCGTCGCCGCGCTCTATGGCAAAGAAGCCGCCGAGGAGACCACCGTGCAGTACGGCGGCTCCATGAACGCCAAAAATGCCGCGGAGCTGCTCGCCAAACCCGACGTAGACGGCGGTCTGATCGGCGGCGCGTCGCTGAAACCGGCCGATTTCGCCGTGATCCTGGAAGCGGCTTCCAAATAA
- the gpmI gene encoding 2,3-bisphosphoglycerate-independent phosphoglycerate mutase produces the protein MKKPLALIIMDGFGMNPSDYGNAIAAAKKPNLDQYFKEFPNTQIGASGMAVGLPEGQMGNSEVGHTNIGAGRVVYQELTRITKCIQDGDFFKNEAFKAAVENAKTHGSALHLMGLLSDGGVHSHNEHLYGLIDLAKRAGLTKVYVHAFLDGRDVPPSSAKKYITALENKLSEAGVGKIATLAGRYYAMDRDNRWERVAKAYNAIVSGEGVQAASAAAAVDASYAANKTDEFVEPVVVDAAGAIGENDSVIFFNFRPDRAREITRTIVDPAFDGFARKKGFFPTFFVTMTQYDATMPNVDVAFKPQTLHNTFGEYISDKGLTQLRIAETEKYAHVTFFFNGGVEKVYPGEERVLIQSPKVATYDLQPEMSEPEVTEKVVANIESGKFDVIILNFANCDMVGHTGVFDAAVKAVEAVDDGVGKVVDAVAKMGGTALITADHGNADQLKAEDGSPFTAHTTRPVPFIVIGQGDVNLREGGKLADIAPTMLKILGLPVPAEMTGESLIAD, from the coding sequence ATGAAAAAACCGTTGGCTCTCATCATCATGGACGGCTTCGGCATGAACCCGTCCGACTACGGCAACGCGATTGCGGCGGCCAAAAAGCCAAATCTCGATCAATATTTCAAGGAATTTCCGAACACCCAGATCGGCGCTTCCGGCATGGCCGTGGGCCTGCCCGAAGGCCAGATGGGCAACAGCGAGGTCGGCCACACAAACATCGGCGCGGGCCGTGTCGTCTACCAAGAACTTACCCGCATCACCAAGTGCATCCAGGACGGCGACTTCTTTAAAAACGAGGCGTTCAAAGCCGCGGTGGAGAACGCCAAAACGCACGGCAGCGCCCTGCACCTGATGGGCCTGCTTTCCGACGGCGGCGTGCACAGCCACAACGAGCATCTGTACGGCCTGATCGATCTGGCCAAACGTGCCGGGCTGACCAAGGTGTATGTCCACGCGTTTCTGGACGGCCGCGACGTGCCGCCCAGCTCCGCTAAGAAATACATCACCGCTCTGGAAAACAAGCTGAGCGAAGCCGGCGTGGGCAAGATCGCCACGCTGGCTGGCCGCTACTACGCGATGGACCGCGACAACCGCTGGGAGCGCGTCGCCAAAGCGTATAACGCCATTGTAAGCGGCGAAGGCGTGCAGGCCGCTTCCGCGGCTGCCGCGGTCGACGCCTCTTACGCCGCCAACAAAACCGACGAATTCGTCGAGCCGGTGGTCGTGGACGCGGCAGGCGCCATCGGAGAAAACGACTCCGTCATCTTCTTCAATTTCCGTCCGGACCGCGCGCGGGAGATCACCCGCACCATCGTGGACCCCGCTTTCGACGGCTTTGCGCGCAAGAAGGGCTTCTTCCCCACCTTCTTCGTCACGATGACGCAGTACGACGCCACCATGCCCAACGTGGACGTGGCATTCAAACCGCAGACGCTGCACAACACGTTTGGCGAATACATCAGCGACAAGGGCCTGACCCAGTTGCGCATCGCGGAAACCGAAAAATACGCGCATGTCACGTTCTTCTTCAACGGCGGCGTTGAAAAAGTCTATCCGGGTGAGGAACGTGTGCTCATCCAGTCCCCGAAGGTGGCCACCTATGACCTTCAGCCCGAAATGAGCGAGCCGGAAGTCACCGAAAAAGTGGTTGCCAACATCGAGAGCGGCAAATTTGACGTCATCATCCTCAACTTTGCCAACTGCGACATGGTCGGCCACACCGGCGTGTTTGACGCGGCTGTCAAAGCAGTGGAAGCTGTGGACGACGGCGTGGGCAAAGTGGTGGATGCCGTCGCCAAAATGGGCGGCACCGCCCTCATCACCGCCGACCACGGCAATGCCGACCAGTTGAAAGCCGAGGACGGTTCCCCCTTCACCGCACACACCACCCGTCCGGTGCCGTTCATTGTGATCGGCCAGGGCGACGTGAATCTGCGCGAGGGTGGCAAACTGGCCGACATCGCCCCCACCATGCTGAAAATTCTCGGCCTGCCGGTTCCGGCGGAAATGACCGGCGAATCCCTGATCGCCGACTGA
- a CDS encoding EamA family transporter, translated as MDNRFLVSLQKNKVGMAIMTLSAAFTAFGQYFWKASHGSNLLLMFIGFVFYGFGALTMILAFRYGSFSVLHPMLSLGYIFGMVISVGLLGETIDVYKIIGLLFILFGVTMVGVGDA; from the coding sequence ATGGACAACCGCTTCCTGGTTTCCCTGCAAAAAAACAAGGTCGGCATGGCTATCATGACGCTTTCGGCGGCCTTTACGGCGTTCGGTCAGTATTTCTGGAAGGCGTCCCACGGTTCCAACCTGTTGCTGATGTTCATCGGGTTCGTCTTTTACGGGTTCGGTGCGCTCACCATGATCCTGGCGTTCCGCTACGGCAGCTTTTCCGTTTTGCACCCCATGCTCAGCCTGGGGTATATTTTCGGCATGGTCATCAGCGTGGGGCTTCTGGGGGAAACGATCGACGTTTACAAAATCATCGGGCTGCTGTTTATCCTGTTCGGTGTGACGATGGTGGGGGTCGGAGATGCATAA
- a CDS encoding spore maturation protein has protein sequence MASLGAVIVPLVIVLIVLAGLIRKQNVFDVFLQGAKEGIPITVSIIPALIGLMTAIAMLNASGAFALLTQALAPMWSMLHMPGDVVPLALMRSISGSGSLSLYQNILQKSGPDSFVGRVASVLQGSSETTFYTIAVYYGSVRVSKTRHTLPAALAADFTGLIMSVLTVSLFLGGN, from the coding sequence ATGGCTAGTCTGGGCGCGGTCATCGTCCCGCTGGTGATCGTACTCATCGTGCTCGCCGGGCTGATCCGGAAACAGAACGTGTTCGACGTGTTTTTGCAGGGTGCCAAAGAGGGCATTCCCATTACGGTCAGCATCATACCGGCGCTCATCGGTCTGATGACCGCGATTGCCATGCTCAATGCGTCCGGCGCGTTTGCGTTGCTTACACAGGCGCTTGCGCCGATGTGGAGCATGCTGCACATGCCCGGTGATGTGGTGCCCCTGGCGCTGATGCGTTCCATCTCCGGCAGCGGTTCGCTTTCGCTCTATCAGAATATCCTGCAGAAAAGCGGGCCGGACAGTTTTGTGGGCAGGGTGGCGTCGGTTTTGCAGGGGTCCAGCGAAACCACTTTTTATACCATCGCCGTCTATTACGGCTCGGTGCGTGTTTCCAAAACCCGGCATACGCTGCCGGCGGCTCTGGCGGCGGATTTTACGGGGCTGATCATGAGCGTGTTGACCGTCAGCCTGTTTCTGGGCGGGAACTGA
- a CDS encoding nucleoside recognition domain-containing protein: protein MMKWVWSGMVLLSVVVGLATGRIGAVSQAAIKGAQDAVLLCVTLLGVICLWNGLMKIAESAGVTRVLARLFLPLTRRLFPDLPPRGEGMQAVCMNMTANLLGLGNAATPLGLRAMREMAAVAPRKGTASNSMAMFVVINTAALQLIPTTTAAIRIRFGSANPFDILPCTWISALVSLAVGIGFAYALGGKEKRHG, encoded by the coding sequence ATGATGAAATGGGTGTGGTCGGGCATGGTGCTTTTGTCGGTGGTGGTTGGGCTGGCGACGGGCCGGATCGGCGCGGTGTCGCAGGCGGCCATCAAAGGGGCGCAGGACGCGGTGCTGCTCTGCGTCACCCTGCTTGGCGTGATCTGCCTCTGGAACGGATTGATGAAGATCGCGGAAAGCGCCGGTGTAACCCGGGTGCTGGCGCGCCTGTTTCTTCCGCTGACACGCCGCCTGTTTCCGGACCTGCCGCCGCGTGGGGAAGGGATGCAGGCTGTCTGCATGAACATGACGGCCAATTTATTGGGTCTTGGCAATGCCGCCACGCCGCTCGGGCTGCGGGCGATGCGGGAAATGGCCGCCGTGGCGCCGCGGAAAGGCACGGCGAGCAATTCTATGGCCATGTTTGTCGTCATCAACACCGCGGCACTCCAGCTTATTCCAACGACTACGGCTGCAATCCGCATCCGCTTCGGTTCCGCTAACCCCTTTGATATTTTGCCCTGCACCTGGATCTCCGCGTTGGTCAGCCTTGCGGTCGGCATTGGTTTTGCTTATGCGTTGGGGGGAAAGGAAAAACGGCATGGCTAG
- a CDS encoding EamA family transporter, with protein MIFVLSCVGGILGMTLLGSLGGFFFKRSTSGATIWEIAKSKFVYIGVLFYLAGAVANILVLKQLPYSVVYPMSAITYVWSMVFSRLILKEKFTKQKLIGIVAILIGAVFFGMDGFAGLAK; from the coding sequence ATGATTTTCGTGTTGTCCTGCGTCGGCGGCATCCTGGGCATGACACTGCTTGGGTCGCTCGGCGGTTTTTTCTTCAAGCGCAGCACCAGCGGCGCCACCATCTGGGAGATCGCCAAAAGCAAATTCGTTTATATCGGCGTGCTGTTCTATCTGGCCGGCGCCGTAGCCAACATTCTCGTGCTCAAGCAGCTGCCGTATTCGGTGGTCTATCCCATGTCCGCCATCACCTATGTGTGGTCGATGGTGTTCTCGCGGCTCATTTTGAAAGAAAAGTTCACGAAGCAGAAACTCATCGGCATCGTCGCCATTCTCATCGGCGCGGTGTTTTTCGGCATGGACGGGTTTGCCGGACTGGCCAAATAA
- a CDS encoding tRNA (cytidine(34)-2'-O)-methyltransferase → MLHIALIEPEIPQNTGNVARTCAATGAHLHLVKPLGFAIDDAKLKRAGLDYWHLLNITYYENLADFLRRAPGPCFFFSSKAPRSYTDVHYPPDACLVFGKETAGLPEELLLAHEDSAVRLPIRAEARCLNLSNAVAVGAYEALRQWDFSGLRADGELTRHTWSGYPPAP, encoded by the coding sequence TTGCTCCATATCGCGCTCATAGAACCTGAGATCCCGCAGAACACGGGCAACGTCGCGCGCACCTGCGCGGCCACCGGCGCCCATCTGCATCTGGTGAAGCCGCTCGGCTTTGCCATTGACGACGCCAAACTCAAGCGCGCCGGGCTGGATTACTGGCACCTGCTGAATATCACCTATTATGAAAACCTGGCGGATTTCCTGCGCCGCGCGCCCGGCCCGTGCTTCTTCTTTTCCTCCAAAGCGCCCCGCTCCTATACGGACGTGCACTATCCGCCGGACGCCTGCCTGGTGTTCGGCAAGGAAACGGCCGGGCTCCCGGAGGAACTGCTGCTCGCGCACGAGGACAGCGCCGTGCGCCTGCCCATCCGGGCGGAAGCGCGCTGCCTCAACCTTTCAAACGCGGTGGCCGTGGGCGCCTATGAAGCGCTGCGCCAATGGGATTTTTCCGGCCTGCGCGCGGACGGCGAGCTCACGCGGCACACCTGGAGCGGGTACCCGCCCGCCCCGTGA
- a CDS encoding glycosyltransferase family 2 protein, whose amino-acid sequence MPAVSIIVPVYNAEKTLPRCVDSLLNQSLRDLELILVDDGSTDTSLSLCDTFAAKDPRVRVLHTANAGPAAARNAGLGAATGKFIGFADADDRAEPGMFTELHGCALETEADLVVCDYFADRPGRAEIRKPFAGGSRVFEEVDIRARILPYFFGYAPGELAAFADCCPFADARSYVWCCLYRAALLKTNGIRFPNEKLYYTEDNLFNLLVTARAARITYLARPLYHYVEQAETFTGRFQPAYFDCRLRKYAFLSTLASQERLDVQAPTRLPRKICAETPTLLNYYAANAPSFSKKYQFVSIILHHPVIAQALEAVPSSEWPAGRLGATLTFAKRKQALPVVLACLGQKALRALKT is encoded by the coding sequence ATGCCTGCGGTCAGCATCATCGTCCCGGTCTACAACGCGGAAAAGACCCTGCCGCGCTGCGTGGATTCCCTGTTGAACCAGTCGCTGCGTGATTTGGAGTTGATTCTGGTGGACGACGGTTCCACCGACACGAGCCTGTCCCTCTGCGACACATTCGCCGCAAAAGACCCGCGCGTGCGCGTGCTGCACACGGCCAACGCCGGACCGGCCGCTGCGCGCAACGCGGGACTGGGCGCTGCCACCGGGAAGTTCATCGGCTTTGCGGATGCGGACGACCGGGCGGAACCCGGCATGTTCACCGAATTGCACGGGTGCGCGCTGGAAACAGAAGCGGATCTTGTCGTCTGCGACTATTTCGCGGACAGGCCCGGCCGCGCGGAGATCCGCAAGCCGTTCGCCGGAGGCAGCCGCGTGTTTGAAGAAGTAGACATCCGCGCGCGCATCCTGCCCTATTTTTTTGGGTACGCGCCGGGTGAACTGGCCGCTTTCGCGGACTGCTGCCCATTCGCGGACGCGCGCTCCTATGTGTGGTGCTGCCTCTATCGCGCGGCGCTGCTCAAAACGAACGGCATCCGCTTCCCAAACGAAAAACTCTATTATACGGAGGATAATCTGTTCAATTTGCTGGTGACGGCGCGCGCTGCGCGCATCACCTATCTCGCGCGGCCGCTCTACCACTATGTGGAACAGGCCGAAACCTTTACAGGTCGCTTCCAACCGGCATATTTCGACTGCCGGCTGCGCAAATACGCGTTTCTTTCAACACTTGCTTCACAGGAAAGATTAGATGTGCAGGCGCCCACGCGCCTGCCCCGCAAGATTTGCGCAGAAACGCCCACCCTTTTGAATTATTATGCCGCAAACGCGCCGTCTTTTTCAAAAAAATACCAATTTGTTTCCATAATCCTGCATCACCCGGTCATCGCGCAGGCACTGGAGGCAGTGCCTTCCTCCGAGTGGCCCGCCGGGCGGCTGGGCGCCACCCTCACGTTTGCAAAGCGAAAGCAGGCGCTGCCCGTCGTGCTCGCCTGCCTGGGGCAGAAAGCCCTGCGCGCGCTGAAAACATAA
- a CDS encoding phosphoglycerate kinase → MMTYNKKTIEDVDVAGKRVFARMDFNVPLDANGNITDDKRITASLPTIEYLLNHGAKVVLSSHLGRPKGEFNPKYSLAPVAKRLSELLGKEVKIAKDVIGDDAKALAANLKDGEAMLLENVRFHKEEEKNDPEFAKALAGYGEIFVNDAFGTAHRAHASTEGVSHFIPVSVAGFLIGKELSVMGKALDDPKRPFIAILGGAKVSDKIAVIKNLIEKVDTLIVGGGMAYTFMKAQGHHIGNSLCEEDKLDLANELMAAAKAKGIKFLLPVDNRVGDKYDPDCEKQVVDSDEIPNGWMGLDIGPASEKLFSNAIAGAGTVVWNGPLGVSEWDYFAAGTRAVATAIANSGAISIIGGGDSAAAIEKLGFADKMTHISTGGGASLEFLEGKVLPGIACLNDK, encoded by the coding sequence TTGATGACTTACAACAAGAAAACCATCGAAGACGTAGATGTGGCGGGCAAACGTGTGTTTGCCCGCATGGACTTCAATGTGCCCCTCGATGCCAACGGCAACATTACCGACGACAAGCGCATCACCGCTTCGCTGCCCACCATCGAATACCTGTTGAACCACGGCGCCAAAGTGGTGCTTTCCTCTCACCTGGGCCGCCCGAAGGGAGAATTCAACCCGAAATATTCCCTCGCACCGGTCGCCAAACGCCTGAGCGAGCTGCTCGGCAAAGAAGTCAAGATCGCAAAAGACGTCATCGGGGATGACGCCAAAGCGCTGGCCGCGAACCTGAAAGACGGCGAGGCCATGCTGCTTGAGAACGTGCGCTTCCACAAAGAAGAAGAAAAGAACGATCCCGAATTTGCCAAAGCGCTGGCCGGCTACGGCGAGATTTTCGTCAACGACGCGTTCGGCACCGCCCACCGCGCTCATGCGTCTACCGAGGGCGTGTCCCACTTCATTCCGGTCTCCGTTGCCGGCTTCCTTATCGGCAAAGAGCTCTCCGTGATGGGCAAGGCGCTGGACGACCCGAAACGCCCGTTCATCGCCATCCTCGGCGGCGCAAAAGTCTCCGATAAGATCGCCGTCATCAAAAACCTCATTGAGAAGGTCGATACCCTCATCGTAGGCGGCGGCATGGCCTACACCTTCATGAAGGCGCAGGGCCACCACATCGGCAACTCCCTTTGCGAGGAAGACAAACTGGATCTGGCCAACGAGCTGATGGCCGCCGCCAAAGCCAAGGGCATCAAGTTCCTGCTGCCGGTGGACAACCGCGTGGGCGACAAATACGATCCGGACTGCGAGAAGCAGGTTGTGGATTCCGATGAGATCCCCAACGGCTGGATGGGTCTGGACATCGGCCCGGCCTCTGAGAAACTGTTCTCGAATGCCATCGCCGGCGCCGGCACCGTGGTTTGGAACGGCCCGCTGGGCGTGAGCGAATGGGATTACTTCGCCGCCGGCACCCGCGCCGTCGCCACTGCGATCGCCAACTCCGGCGCCATCTCCATCATCGGCGGCGGCGACTCCGCCGCGGCCATCGAGAAACTGGGCTTTGCCGATAAGATGACCCACATCTCCACCGGCGGCGGCGCCTCCCTCGAGTTCCTCGAAGGCAAGGTTCTGCCCGGCATCGCCTGCCTCAACGACAAATAA